From a single Paenibacillus sp. FSL W8-0426 genomic region:
- a CDS encoding sugar phosphate isomerase/epimerase, whose amino-acid sequence MKKLNIGLQLFTLRNETAADFPGTLRKVAELGYEGVEFAGYGDIPAEEMKALLDELGLKGFSSHVSLHAMRENLQKEIDYLKTIGAKYMICPYLMPEDRPETAEGWSKLFAELQQYGAEAAKQGLIFGYHNHDFEFHGQVGSENAFDAMFAETAPEAVQVEMDVCWVQFAGQNPIEYIQKYAGRLPLLHLKDFSKDEQGQMKTLELGQGVVDLKGVIEASTNAGVEWLIVEQDVCQNPPLESVTNSYNWLKQNYLNQF is encoded by the coding sequence ATGAAAAAACTTAACATCGGTTTGCAATTGTTTACGCTCCGCAACGAGACAGCGGCAGATTTCCCTGGAACCCTGCGCAAAGTAGCCGAATTGGGCTATGAAGGCGTTGAATTCGCCGGTTACGGAGACATTCCGGCAGAGGAAATGAAAGCGCTTCTCGATGAGCTTGGCTTGAAAGGGTTCAGCAGCCACGTATCGCTGCATGCCATGCGCGAAAATTTGCAAAAAGAAATCGACTACCTCAAAACGATTGGCGCAAAATATATGATCTGCCCTTACTTGATGCCTGAAGATCGCCCGGAGACGGCGGAAGGCTGGAGCAAACTGTTTGCCGAACTGCAGCAATATGGTGCGGAAGCAGCCAAACAGGGACTGATCTTCGGATATCATAACCATGACTTCGAATTCCACGGCCAGGTCGGCAGCGAAAACGCATTCGACGCGATGTTCGCCGAGACTGCGCCAGAGGCCGTACAAGTGGAAATGGACGTATGCTGGGTACAGTTTGCGGGACAAAATCCGATCGAGTATATTCAGAAATATGCGGGCCGTCTGCCGCTGCTTCACCTTAAGGATTTCAGCAAAGACGAACAAGGCCAGATGAAAACGCTCGAGCTTGGACAAGGCGTTGTCGACCTGAAGGGAGTTATCGAAGCGTCTACGAATGCAGGCGTGGAGTGGCTGATCGTGGAACAGGACGTATGTCAGAATCCACCTCTTGAAAGCGTGACCAACAGCTACAACTGGCTGAAGCAAAACTATTTGAACCAATTCTAA
- a CDS encoding ABC transporter ATP-binding protein — MKVPLIRARNLCRTYGTGTEQFHAIRNIDLDIYEGDFTVIMGNSGSGKSTLLYLLSGLDRVTAGEVHFRDEQIDRYSERKMSEFRARRIGYIYQSSNLVPDLPIRENISLPGYIAGRKKSEVRAKADQLMDRMDIAGQRNRLPSETSGGQQQRAAIARALINSPDVVFADEPTGSLNFEHGQAVLDILTEINQAGQSVVMVTHDMKAACRADRLIFIQDGKVGGILEFDKYDGTRLPERESIIFAFVSGRE, encoded by the coding sequence ATGAAAGTTCCCCTCATCCGGGCACGCAATCTCTGCAGAACCTACGGCACCGGGACGGAACAATTCCATGCGATCCGAAACATCGATCTCGATATTTATGAAGGGGATTTTACCGTCATTATGGGCAACTCCGGCTCCGGCAAATCCACGCTGCTGTATCTGCTCAGCGGCCTTGACCGCGTGACGGCGGGAGAAGTCCATTTCCGCGACGAACAGATCGACAGGTATTCCGAGCGCAAAATGTCCGAGTTTCGTGCCCGCAGGATCGGCTACATTTATCAAAGCAGCAATCTCGTCCCGGACCTGCCTATTCGGGAAAACATTTCGCTGCCCGGTTATATCGCGGGCCGAAAAAAAAGCGAAGTCCGCGCCAAGGCCGATCAACTTATGGATCGCATGGATATCGCCGGCCAGCGCAACCGTCTCCCTTCCGAAACGTCGGGTGGGCAGCAGCAAAGGGCAGCCATCGCCCGGGCGCTGATCAATTCGCCGGACGTCGTTTTTGCCGACGAACCGACGGGCAGCCTGAATTTCGAGCATGGTCAGGCCGTACTGGACATTCTGACGGAAATAAACCAGGCAGGTCAATCCGTCGTGATGGTTACGCATGACATGAAGGCGGCATGCAGGGCGGACCGGCTCATTTTTATCCAGGACGGCAAGGTCGGCGGCATCCTCGAATTCGACAAATATGACGGAACGCGCCTTCCGGAGCGCGAATCCATCATTTTTGCTTTTGTATCGGGGAGGGAATAG
- a CDS encoding Rrf2 family transcriptional regulator, whose amino-acid sequence MKYSKATNYALHTILHLVATEPEELISVHQLAELQKVSPTYLSKILTKLVKAGMIESTSGANGGYRLSRRNPDPSFLDIIQAIEGQASLFECSQDHNENCLIQQVMVRAEEQMESYLGNRKMSEIASQMKDWKAGSQGTMH is encoded by the coding sequence ATGAAATATTCCAAAGCAACGAACTATGCCCTGCATACGATCCTCCATCTCGTGGCGACGGAGCCGGAGGAATTGATCAGCGTCCATCAGCTTGCAGAGCTGCAAAAGGTATCGCCAACCTACTTGTCCAAAATTTTGACCAAGCTGGTCAAAGCAGGCATGATCGAGTCGACCTCGGGGGCCAACGGGGGGTATCGCCTCAGCCGGAGGAACCCGGACCCGTCCTTTCTCGACATTATTCAAGCGATCGAAGGACAGGCATCCCTGTTCGAATGCTCTCAGGACCATAACGAGAACTGTCTGATTCAGCAGGTGATGGTTCGCGCCGAAGAGCAGATGGAAAGTTATTTGGGCAATCGCAAAATGTCCGAAATCGCCTCTCAGATGAAAGACTGGAAAGCGGGCTCCCAAGGGACAATGCATTGA
- a CDS encoding aldo/keto reductase: MEYINIAGTDKRISRLIKGSDYFVHDAYEKASANMDAFLAIGGNTVDTAHIYCGGQSEEVLGRYMQDKGNRDQIVILTKGAHHDSQGPRVNAEAIRSDLLTSLERLQTDHVELYALHRDDPNMPVGAILEALNEHVGSGKIGAIGASNWTWQRLEEANEYAASHGLKGFTFSSPNLSLAKANEPFWAGCVSADAETLAWHERTQLPLLSWSSQARGFFTGRFTPEVRDNADLVRVFYSDGNWERLRRAGELAETKHTTAIQIALAYVLNQSFPTCALIGAQNREELLSCDEGSRLTLSADEIAWLDLASDVKPGV; this comes from the coding sequence ATGGAATACATTAACATTGCAGGTACGGATAAACGCATCTCCAGGTTGATCAAAGGTTCCGATTATTTTGTTCACGATGCCTACGAAAAGGCTTCTGCCAACATGGATGCCTTTCTCGCGATCGGCGGAAATACTGTGGATACGGCTCATATCTACTGCGGCGGACAGAGCGAGGAAGTGCTGGGCCGCTACATGCAGGATAAGGGAAACCGCGACCAAATTGTTATCCTCACCAAAGGAGCCCATCACGACAGCCAAGGCCCTCGCGTAAATGCCGAGGCGATCCGCAGCGATCTGCTGACAAGCCTGGAGAGGCTCCAGACGGATCACGTCGAGTTGTATGCCCTGCACAGAGACGACCCAAACATGCCGGTCGGCGCCATTCTGGAAGCGCTTAACGAGCATGTGGGAAGCGGAAAAATCGGTGCTATCGGCGCTTCCAACTGGACGTGGCAGCGGCTTGAAGAAGCGAATGAATATGCCGCCTCCCATGGATTGAAGGGCTTCACCTTCAGCAGTCCCAACCTGAGCCTCGCCAAAGCCAATGAACCATTCTGGGCCGGCTGCGTATCGGCAGACGCCGAAACGCTGGCGTGGCATGAACGGACGCAGCTTCCGCTGCTCTCCTGGTCTTCGCAAGCACGGGGATTCTTTACTGGCCGCTTCACGCCCGAAGTCCGCGACAATGCCGACCTCGTGCGCGTATTCTACAGCGATGGGAACTGGGAAAGGCTGCGCCGTGCCGGAGAATTGGCCGAGACAAAGCATACGACGGCGATTCAGATTGCGCTGGCTTATGTATTGAACCAGTCCTTCCCGACCTGTGCGCTGATCGGTGCGCAGAATCGCGAAGAGCTGCTGTCCTGTGATGAAGGCTCCCGCTTGACCCTGTCAGCGGATGAAATCGCCTGGCTTGATCTTGCGAGCGATGTCAAACCTGGCGTTTAA
- a CDS encoding HAMP domain-containing sensor histidine kinase, which yields MSLNAWSKRWLIGALLTLLLLAACSLPLALKTNSLNEAGGTEPYVKQLRLLANPLLLELENRQHQLKNPAFREKLRSLAREIGITLTYAALDGEILLDSNPSAEGKHLNLRTLLYGESDDFPLLPTNEGNSFTVAFPVMDDPSGIRQVGHALISVPVSLLSSAHSAPIPYTFMLSGVFILLLAMMLIIMRIKVKKRLISPIRELRQHAESILKGNYAEQVRYSRPDEIGDLYAMFDLMRTEIEHLHHRRNRQEQAQKELITNISHDLRTPITTLKTYIEAIMDGISPDHDTLMEYMQVMRTNADKTASLVEDLLLHALQELGHISVEKRETYSRPVFEAMLAPIGHMVHLKGLHYEGPARIPNVLIRMDPTRMEQVISNIVANALKHTEAGDTLRISTELESGRFIIAIEDTGKGIRPQDMPFVFERYFKGQASPAAGHVHEGTGLGLSICKNIIEAHDGHISFSSQEGKGTRFRIDLPIV from the coding sequence ATGTCTCTGAACGCCTGGTCCAAACGATGGCTCATCGGCGCATTGCTTACTTTATTGCTGCTCGCCGCATGCAGCCTGCCGTTGGCGCTAAAAACGAATTCGCTCAACGAAGCAGGCGGGACGGAACCGTACGTCAAGCAGCTTCGATTGCTTGCCAATCCACTGCTGCTTGAATTGGAAAACCGACAGCACCAGCTTAAAAATCCGGCCTTCCGGGAGAAGCTTCGTTCCTTGGCCCGCGAAATCGGGATAACGTTGACCTATGCTGCACTGGATGGCGAAATCCTGCTGGATTCGAATCCCTCTGCGGAAGGCAAACATCTCAATCTGCGAACGCTGCTGTACGGAGAAAGTGATGATTTTCCCCTCCTGCCAACGAACGAAGGAAATTCGTTTACCGTTGCGTTTCCCGTAATGGACGATCCCTCCGGGATCCGTCAGGTCGGCCATGCCTTAATTTCCGTCCCTGTATCGTTGCTTTCTTCCGCCCATTCCGCACCGATTCCTTATACGTTCATGCTCAGCGGCGTATTCATCCTCTTGCTGGCCATGATGCTGATCATCATGAGAATAAAGGTAAAGAAACGCTTGATTTCCCCCATCAGGGAACTGCGGCAGCACGCGGAGTCGATCCTGAAAGGGAACTATGCCGAGCAAGTCCGGTATTCTCGCCCGGATGAAATCGGTGATTTATATGCCATGTTTGACCTGATGCGCACGGAAATTGAACACCTGCACCACCGGCGCAACCGGCAAGAACAAGCGCAAAAAGAACTGATCACGAATATATCCCACGACCTTCGCACGCCCATTACAACCTTGAAAACATATATCGAGGCCATTATGGACGGCATAAGCCCTGATCACGACACGCTTATGGAATACATGCAAGTCATGCGTACAAATGCGGATAAAACGGCAAGTCTCGTCGAAGATTTGCTTCTGCATGCCCTTCAGGAGCTCGGCCACATTTCCGTGGAAAAACGCGAGACTTACAGCCGTCCGGTCTTTGAAGCCATGCTCGCCCCCATCGGGCATATGGTGCATTTGAAAGGCCTTCACTACGAGGGGCCTGCCCGCATTCCCAACGTGCTGATCCGCATGGACCCGACAAGGATGGAGCAGGTCATCTCCAATATCGTTGCAAACGCGCTTAAACACACGGAAGCCGGAGACACTCTGCGGATCAGTACAGAGCTCGAATCGGGGCGTTTCATAATAGCGATCGAAGATACCGGCAAAGGCATTCGTCCCCAAGACATGCCGTTTGTGTTTGAACGTTACTTCAAGGGGCAAGCATCGCCGGCAGCCGGTCACGTTCATGAAGGTACGGGACTGGGATTGTCTATATGCAAAAACATTATCGAGGCGCATGACGGGCACATCTCTTTCTCCAGCCAAGAGGGCAAAGGCACCCGCTTTCGGATCGACCTGCCCATCGTGTAA
- a CDS encoding Gfo/Idh/MocA family oxidoreductase, translating to MSKIKVAVFGCGAIAQRRHIPEYAANENVELVAFADPIVERAEEMAKTYGGTAYSSYEELLAKENVDAVSVCTPNYLHAPMTIAAANAGKHVLVEKPMASTAEEAEQMIAAAKKNNVYLMVGHNQRLMPPHVKAKEILDSGKLGRVLNFRTSFGHPGPEAWSVDGAGSWFFRQEEAIMGAMGDLGVHKSDFIRYLLGDEVAEVAGFISTLDKKDTKVDDNATCIVRMKSGAIGTLVASWTQYRAGDNSTVLWCENGVMKIGTVDGDEVIVELTNGTVETYKVGAMATNEKQVPSGVIDAFVESIVTQTPPSISGEEGLASLKVILAAFESEKTGQIVKL from the coding sequence ATGAGCAAAATCAAGGTTGCCGTATTTGGTTGCGGCGCGATCGCCCAACGCAGACACATTCCGGAGTATGCTGCCAACGAAAACGTGGAGCTTGTCGCTTTTGCCGATCCGATCGTGGAGCGTGCGGAAGAAATGGCCAAAACGTATGGTGGAACGGCCTATTCCAGTTACGAAGAATTGCTTGCCAAAGAAAACGTGGATGCAGTGAGCGTATGCACGCCGAACTACCTGCACGCCCCGATGACGATTGCCGCCGCGAACGCCGGCAAACACGTATTGGTTGAAAAGCCGATGGCCAGCACAGCCGAAGAAGCGGAGCAAATGATCGCGGCAGCAAAGAAAAACAACGTATACCTGATGGTTGGACACAACCAACGCCTCATGCCTCCTCACGTGAAAGCCAAAGAAATTTTGGATTCCGGCAAGCTGGGCAGAGTGCTGAACTTCCGTACGTCGTTCGGTCACCCGGGACCGGAAGCGTGGAGCGTGGACGGTGCGGGAAGCTGGTTCTTCCGTCAAGAAGAAGCCATTATGGGCGCCATGGGCGATCTGGGCGTGCACAAATCGGATTTCATCCGTTATTTGCTGGGTGATGAAGTCGCTGAAGTGGCTGGATTCATCAGCACGTTGGACAAAAAGGATACCAAAGTCGACGACAACGCTACATGCATCGTACGCATGAAGAGCGGTGCCATCGGCACGCTGGTAGCCAGCTGGACGCAATACAGAGCCGGCGACAACAGCACTGTGCTGTGGTGCGAGAACGGCGTGATGAAGATCGGTACGGTTGACGGCGACGAAGTTATCGTTGAATTGACGAACGGTACGGTAGAAACGTACAAAGTCGGTGCCATGGCGACGAACGAGAAGCAAGTACCGAGCGGCGTCATCGACGCTTTCGTGGAATCGATCGTTACGCAAACACCGCCTTCGATCTCCGGAGAAGAAGGACTGGCTTCGCTGAAGGTCATTCTGGCCGCATTCGAATCCGAGAAAACAGGCCAAATCGTTAAGCTGTAA
- a CDS encoding AraC family transcriptional regulator, which yields MMRQTVLLTLQDIPYFCYPESVGHYTEHPQHSVLREIGALGNFNIHYVASGKGYVEEDGVVHELRAGQAVLYFPQQRQHYYSSEDDPWDVRWLHFYGERLHDYMIERGLHRNRLWTLRQRDSWEEAHLALLAEAEENRMLRPAQLSTLTYAVLAEFIQHAVPLKSMRTGNPEGRILALLPRMQQEACQPFLLQDWADLAGVSTYYFCKLFKSAVEMTPMEFITRSRLQMAKQWLLERPTANIGQIAEEAGYPNASYFNRQFMAHEGMTPTEYRGLYHN from the coding sequence ATGATGAGACAAACCGTGTTGCTGACGCTGCAGGATATTCCGTATTTCTGTTATCCCGAGTCGGTGGGACATTACACGGAACATCCTCAGCACAGCGTTCTGCGCGAGATAGGAGCGCTGGGCAACTTCAATATTCACTATGTGGCCAGCGGCAAAGGATACGTGGAGGAAGACGGCGTCGTCCATGAGCTCAGGGCAGGCCAGGCAGTGCTCTATTTTCCGCAGCAGCGCCAGCATTACTACAGCAGCGAGGACGATCCTTGGGATGTGCGCTGGCTGCATTTCTATGGCGAACGGCTTCATGATTACATGATCGAGAGGGGCTTGCATCGCAACCGATTGTGGACCTTGCGGCAGCGGGATTCATGGGAGGAAGCACACTTGGCATTGCTCGCGGAGGCGGAGGAGAACCGGATGCTGCGCCCGGCGCAGCTGTCCACGTTGACGTATGCCGTGCTGGCTGAATTCATCCAGCATGCGGTACCGCTTAAAAGCATGCGTACGGGCAATCCGGAAGGCCGTATTCTTGCACTGCTGCCAAGAATGCAGCAGGAGGCTTGCCAGCCGTTCCTTCTGCAGGATTGGGCGGATCTGGCGGGCGTGAGCACGTATTATTTCTGCAAGCTGTTCAAAAGCGCCGTTGAAATGACGCCGATGGAATTCATCACGCGGTCCCGTCTGCAAATGGCGAAACAGTGGTTGTTGGAACGACCTACCGCCAATATCGGACAGATTGCCGAGGAGGCCGGTTATCCGAATGCGAGTTATTTCAATCGCCAATTCATGGCACATGAAGGCATGACACCGACGGAGTACCGGGGATTGTACCATAATTAG
- a CDS encoding AraC family transcriptional regulator, which yields METAVLICDYSYHYKAFNHNMRGGLQSYLFRLQTEGSCKVYARNEEFVLSGGDLLLLKPGDDYHLVVEDPHKEGRLSSGDYYLFCEGAWIDEWWKRLKRPPVNRIGLDDKLIGLWRNMLLEKRRGPLEEDAELKDALLRGLCLYIDRAIKENLQTDRKISATLKLKRYIEEHATITFKLEEAARYAGLSLSRAVRLFKEQYGKTMIQYAIEIRLNAALERIKYSEMTLEHIAETCGFASYSYFHRVFRAHFGISPAEYRETEQASLP from the coding sequence TTGGAGACGGCCGTATTGATCTGCGATTACTCCTATCATTATAAAGCGTTTAACCATAATATGAGGGGCGGCTTGCAGTCCTACCTGTTCCGTTTGCAAACAGAAGGTTCTTGCAAGGTATACGCCCGGAATGAGGAGTTCGTATTGTCGGGAGGGGATCTCCTGCTGCTCAAACCCGGGGACGACTATCATTTGGTCGTGGAAGATCCTCACAAAGAAGGGCGGTTGTCGAGCGGCGATTATTATCTGTTCTGCGAAGGCGCCTGGATCGACGAATGGTGGAAAAGGCTCAAACGCCCGCCGGTCAACCGAATCGGGTTGGATGACAAACTGATTGGCCTGTGGCGCAACATGCTGCTGGAGAAACGCCGCGGCCCGCTGGAGGAGGATGCAGAGTTGAAAGATGCCCTGCTCCGGGGATTGTGCCTGTACATTGACCGGGCGATCAAGGAGAACCTGCAAACCGATCGTAAAATTTCCGCCACGCTCAAGCTGAAGCGGTACATCGAAGAGCATGCCACCATTACGTTCAAGCTCGAAGAGGCCGCCCGTTACGCGGGGCTAAGCTTGTCGCGCGCCGTGCGGCTGTTCAAGGAGCAATACGGCAAAACGATGATCCAGTATGCGATCGAAATCCGGCTGAACGCCGCGCTGGAACGCATCAAATACAGCGAAATGACGCTGGAGCACATCGCCGAAACATGCGGCTTCGCGAGTTACTCCTATTTTCACCGGGTATTTCGTGCACACTTCGGCATCTCCCCGGCGGAATACAGGGAAACGGAACAGGCCTCCCTTCCTTAA
- a CDS encoding response regulator transcription factor — protein sequence MHDARKVLMIEDEQDIARIVRDYLNKNRYETAIAGTAEEGLQMMELLQPDYIILDIMLPDRDGIEVCREIRRRNNIPILMLSARGSDTDKVLGLGFGADDYMTKPFSLSELLARINAHFRRYDRLIAERTEGHVLRFGDLTIDKKAYQVTRNGLEIPLSAKEFEVLHVLASHKNQVFSKAQILDAVWGYASYGDENTVTVYIRRLREKIETDPSHPQLLKTVWGVGYKFNVD from the coding sequence ATGCATGATGCACGAAAAGTGTTAATGATCGAAGACGAGCAGGATATCGCCCGCATTGTAAGGGACTATCTGAACAAAAACCGATATGAGACCGCCATCGCAGGCACGGCGGAAGAAGGGCTGCAGATGATGGAGCTGCTGCAGCCGGATTACATCATTTTGGATATCATGCTTCCCGACCGGGATGGCATCGAGGTATGCCGTGAAATCCGGCGCAGGAACAATATCCCCATTTTGATGCTCAGCGCGCGTGGGAGCGATACGGACAAAGTGCTCGGCCTTGGATTTGGCGCGGATGATTATATGACCAAACCGTTCTCGCTAAGCGAGCTGCTGGCCCGGATCAATGCCCATTTCCGCCGCTATGACCGCCTAATAGCCGAACGAACTGAAGGGCATGTGCTTCGGTTCGGCGACTTAACGATCGACAAAAAAGCGTACCAGGTCACGCGGAACGGCTTGGAGATTCCTCTTTCCGCGAAGGAATTCGAAGTGCTTCATGTTTTGGCAAGCCATAAAAACCAGGTCTTTTCCAAAGCCCAAATTCTCGATGCCGTTTGGGGATATGCCTCCTATGGCGACGAGAATACAGTTACGGTGTACATCCGAAGATTAAGGGAAAAAATCGAAACAGACCCCTCTCACCCCCAACTGCTGAAAACCGTCTGGGGTGTAGGCTATAAATTCAACGTGGATTAA
- a CDS encoding Gfo/Idh/MocA family oxidoreductase produces the protein MNSNRKLRWGILGAANIAVGSVIPGLQQSELNEVAAIASRDEEKAKETADRLGIPQAYGSYEALLADDSIDAVYIPLPNHLHREWTIRAAEAGKHILCEKPLALNEQEASEMVQACEQAGVHLAEAFMYRHHPRYDQIRSIIESGEIGTIRGIHSTFSFNNSGSSGNVRFRKEWGGGALYDIGCYSISAARLLLGKEPTAVTVVGLFSPEHDHVDMMASGLMEFGDNVGVTFDSSMWAAFRNTLEVLGSDGIIEVPSAYISRLDNTSNFYVTKDGERTEIEVPKVNHYSLQGDDMARAVLQGKRLRFAPSDAVANMRVLDACLRSAEQRQRITL, from the coding sequence ATGAATTCCAATCGCAAATTACGCTGGGGCATTCTTGGCGCCGCCAATATCGCCGTAGGCTCCGTCATTCCCGGCCTGCAGCAATCCGAATTGAATGAAGTCGCCGCCATTGCCAGCCGGGACGAAGAGAAAGCCAAGGAAACTGCCGATCGCCTCGGAATTCCGCAAGCCTATGGCAGCTACGAAGCGCTGCTGGCGGATGATTCCATCGATGCCGTATATATCCCGCTTCCCAACCATCTGCACCGGGAGTGGACGATTCGCGCCGCAGAAGCGGGCAAACATATTTTGTGCGAGAAACCATTGGCACTAAACGAACAGGAAGCAAGCGAAATGGTTCAAGCTTGCGAACAAGCCGGCGTACATTTGGCCGAAGCCTTCATGTATCGCCACCATCCGCGATACGATCAAATTCGCAGCATCATCGAAAGCGGCGAGATCGGTACGATCCGCGGCATTCACAGCACCTTTTCGTTCAACAATTCCGGTTCGTCCGGCAACGTTCGTTTCCGCAAAGAATGGGGTGGCGGCGCGTTGTATGACATCGGCTGTTATTCCATCAGCGCGGCACGGCTATTGCTGGGAAAAGAACCCACCGCGGTAACGGTCGTCGGCCTGTTCTCCCCGGAACATGATCACGTCGATATGATGGCTTCCGGTCTGATGGAATTTGGCGACAATGTCGGCGTAACGTTCGACAGCAGCATGTGGGCCGCCTTCCGCAATACGCTTGAAGTGCTCGGTTCGGACGGGATCATTGAAGTACCATCCGCTTATATCAGCCGTCTGGACAACACCTCCAATTTTTACGTCACGAAAGACGGTGAACGCACGGAAATCGAGGTGCCGAAGGTCAACCATTATTCCCTGCAAGGGGACGACATGGCAAGGGCCGTGCTGCAAGGCAAGCGGCTGCGTTTTGCGCCGTCGGATGCCGTAGCCAACATGAGAGTGCTCGATGCCTGCCTTCGCTCGGCAGAGCAGCGTCAACGAATCACACTTTAA
- a CDS encoding nuclear transport factor 2 family protein: MSQSTITGLEQLLALENIRNTKARYCRLIDTKQWDALGEVFAPDAVADFSTEGNPIPLLTGRETIVQVFKDLVDPAVTVHHVHGAEVEFISDTEAKVISPMEDLVTFPEGNENKSFHGYGHYHETYVNIDGQWVIKYTSLKRLRFDLVE, translated from the coding sequence ATGAGCCAATCAACCATCACGGGACTGGAACAACTGCTTGCACTGGAAAATATACGCAACACCAAGGCGCGTTATTGCCGACTGATTGATACCAAGCAGTGGGATGCACTGGGTGAAGTGTTCGCTCCGGACGCCGTGGCCGATTTCAGCACGGAAGGCAATCCGATCCCGTTGTTGACGGGTCGCGAAACGATCGTGCAGGTATTTAAGGATCTGGTTGATCCGGCTGTTACCGTGCATCACGTGCACGGCGCGGAAGTGGAATTCATCTCCGACACGGAGGCAAAAGTCATCTCGCCTATGGAGGATCTGGTGACGTTCCCTGAAGGAAACGAGAACAAATCGTTTCACGGATACGGACATTATCATGAAACATACGTGAACATCGACGGACAATGGGTCATCAAGTACACCAGCTTGAAACGCCTTCGTTTCGATCTGGTCGAATAG